Part of the Caulifigura coniformis genome, CCCTCGCTCACGAATGTACCGTCGACCCGTATTTGTGCTCGTCAGCGTGGCCCGCTCAACGGCACAACAATAGAACTCATTCTGTAACGGTTTTAGGGGCTACGCCGGCCGGATACAACAATCAACCGTTCTAATCCCCCCGGAATCTCCAGTTTTGCAAGGAGGGCCGAGGGGTCGCAGGCGACCGCACAGCGAGGCGGACAGACTCTCAGAGCATCGCGGGGGTGATCATGCCGCGCTGGATTGCATGCAGATCGTCAGCGCGGGGAGCTGAAACAGGCCCGCGGGGCGGTACACGCCGCCCAGGAACAGAGGCCTCGATCGGCGATGTCGTCGCAAGAAGCTGGCAACGAGAGAAGTTGAAGAAGGGCCCATTCGCCATCGGCCCGTGCTCCGAATTGCACGGCCGGTTGAACCAGGCACGGGAACCGTGCCTGGCGGAAGTCGGCGACTTCATTTCGCGGACGCGGTGCGGTCGGTCTTGGCCGGCGAGAAGAACCCGTACAGCGTGTCCCGTTCACGAACGATGTAGAACTTCACGGGAGCCCCGCCGCGGGTGTCGGCATGCGTCAGGACGTAGTTGACGTCGTTTTCCTTGACCGTTTCGTAGGACGAGAGGCCCACCAGGATGTCGCCTTTCCGGATGCCGCTCTGTGAAGCCGGGCTTTCCTTGCGAACATCCGTGACCATCATCCCGCCGGTGTAGGGGAGCCCTTCGAGGCGCGAGTCCCCTTTGATCAGGGCGGACAGCCGCAGCCCGACGGCTTCCCAGGTCCGGTCTGACCGGACGGCGTTGTTGACCTGCGTGGCGGCCGGCTGGGGAGCCAGGCTGGCCGTCATCGTGTGGCGAGTCGTGCCGTAGTCGGGCGTGACAGCGACCAGCTGCATGTTCAGCGATTCTTCCTTGCCGCCGCGGTTCACCACCACCGGCAGCGTTTCGGACGCCTTGTGATCGAGGAAGGCCCGCTCGAAGTCGACGCCGTCGGTGATGTTCATCGAGCCGATGCGAAGCACGACGTCTCCGGACTGAAGTCCAGCCGCGGCTGCCGGTGAACCGGGACGGGTCGACTGCACCAGGACGCGGCGGGTCGCCCCGTCTTTGTGATCCTTCAGGATTGCTCCGTGATACAGGTTGGCGGTCTTCTCCGCGCTCATCATCCGGGCGGCGATTGTCCGTGCAGCGTCGATCGGAATCGCGAAGCCGATCTTCGTGGCTCCGGCCCGGATCGCGACGTTGATGCCGATCACTTCGCCTTCCGAGTTGATCAGCGGGCCGCCGCTGTTGCCGGGATTGATGGCCGCATCGGTCTGGATCAGGTTTTCGTAGGCCTGGTCGTCCCCGGCTTCGACATTCCGGCCGAGGGCCGAAACGATGCCGCGGGTCACGCTGTGCTCATAGCCGTAGGCGTTGCCGATGGCGATGACGTCTTCTCCGAGCATGAGGTCGGAGGAAGTGCCGATCGGCATCACCGGGAGAGGCCCGCGAGCATGGATGCGGATGATGGCGAGGTCGTTCTTGGCGTCGGTCTGGAAGACCGTTCCGATGTACTTCTCGCCGTTAATCCGGGTGACCTCGATCGATTCCACGTCCTGGATGACGTGGTTGTTCGTCAGGATGTAGCCCCGCTCGTCAATGAGCACGCCGGTGCCCATGCCGTTGATCTTGCTGGCGCCTTTCTGCAGCGAGAAGGCGACGTCGATCGATTTCTGACGTTTGACGGTGTGAATGTTCACCGTCGACTCACACGTCCTCCGCACCAGCTTGACGAAGGGCGTCATCCGGGTTTCGGACGGCCCTGAGTCTTGCTCGGCAGAGACTGCGCCGCAGAACCCGGTAACGAGAACCAGGCAGCTGGCGGCGTGCAACAGGCGATTCCTCATCGGTGACCCTGTTCCCCGGACTTTTACGAGGTGTCGAATCGTCGGTTGCACGGCGATTGCCCGCACTACCTTCCGGCTGGTTTTTCGACCCTCCCGGCGAGCCCCCTTGAAAGCCCCGGCTCACTGACGCATAACTTGCCCAATCGTTCATTGAGAAACTGGGCAAGACGTTTCACCCGTCGAAAACCTCCCCCCGCCATTCACTCCGCTCTGCCGGATTTCCTCCTCAAGTCCCCACTGCTCATGCCCCTCACACGACTCGAAAAACTCCAGGACATGCTGCAGGATTCGCCGGAAGACGTCTTTTTGAACTACGCGCTCGCCATGGAATTCGTCTCCAGCGACCGGAAAGACGACGCACTCTCCGCATTTTCCCGAGTCCTCACATTGGACCCCCAAAACTCGGCCGCCTGGTTCCAGAAGGCGCAGGTCCTGGCGGGAATGGGAAAATTCGATGCGGCCCGGGACAGTGGAGCCCAGGGAGTCGCTGCCGCCAGGGCCAGCGGAGACCAGCATGCGGCCGAGGAGATCGGCGCCTTCGTCGAATCACTCCCGCTTTAAGACGGCCTGGGCCGCCCCCGAGTGACCAGTTGTCGGGGCCTTGTGCGCCCCGTAGCATGAGTTGCAGACGCCATTTTCGCCGCGGCAGCGGATTCCGGTGAACCTGGAACAACGGGGCGGCGTCTGTCAGCTGCCGAAATTGATTCCACGAGTTTCTCAGGATCCGAGACTTGCCCGAGCCGAAGCGCGAAGAACTCAAAGTCCATGCCCGTCGGGCCGTGCTTGTTTCCGTTGTCGACCGGCGTGAGAAAGGAGTTCACGCGGATGACCTGGACGAGATGCGGGGGCTCGCCGAGACGGCGGGGGCCGAGATCGTCGGAACCCTCCTGCAGTACAAGGAAAAGCCCGATCCGGCGACCTACCTGGGAAAGGGCAAGCTGAGCGAACTGGCCCAGCTCGTCGCGGCCTCGGATGCCGACCTTGTCGTCTTCGACAACGTCCTCAGCCCGTCCCAGGGCAAGAACGTCGAGGAGATCACGGGCAAGCAGGTCGTCGATCGCAGCGAAGTCATTCTCGACATCTTCGCCACGCACGCCCGGACGTACGAATCCAAGCTGCAGGTCGAACTGGCCCAGCTGCTCTACATGCGGCCTCGGCTGACCCGCATGTGGACCCACCTCGAACGCATCGAGGGTGGCATCGGCAGCGGCAAAGGTCCCGGTGAAAAGCAGCTGGAAACGGACCGCCGGCTCGTCGACACGCGCATCAGCGAACTGAAACGAAAACTGAAGGATGTGGAAAAACGGCGGGAACGGCTCGTCGCCAGCCGCCGCGACCACATGACGGTTTCGCTCGTTGGCTACACGAACGCGGGCAAGAGCACGCTGATGCGCGCCCTGACCGGGGCGGACGTCTATATCGCCGACAAGCTGTTCGCCACCCTCGACACCCGTACCCGCAAGTGGACGCTCCCCAACTGGGGTGACGTCCTGCTTTCCGATACCGTCGGATTCATCAAGAACCTGCCCCACCACCTGGTGGCCTCGTTCCGCTCGACCCTCGAAGAAGCCCGCCACGCGGATCTTCTGCTGCACGTCGTCGACGCCAGCCACCCCGACGCCGAACAGCAGATCAAGACGGTCAACGAGGTGCTGGAGGACCTCGGAATCGAGGCCCATGAACCGATCCTCGTCCTGAACAAGGTCGATGCGCTGGAAGACCGTTCGCTGCTCGACGTCCTGCGGGGCCGGCATCCCAACACGGTGTCGGTCAGCGCTGTCGACGGGACCGGGCTCGAGAAGCTCACCCAGATGGTCGCGGAGCGGCTGGGCGACGGCTATCTGAACGTGAAGGTCGAGACGTCCGTCGGCAACGGGAAGCTGTTCGCCTTCCTGTCCGAGCACGCCGAAGTGCAGGGCGAGAGGGACTACCACGACGACCGCGTCACGCTGACGGTTCGCATCCCGCGGCGGTTCGCGAACGTGCTGACGGATGATCCGCAGAACGTCATCCGCAACCTCGACGGCACGCCGCTGAAGCTGAAGCAGGATGACATCGAGGACGACGAGGATTACAGCGTGCCCCTGAGCGCGAGCGGCCGCGGTCGAGAGAACGCTTGAGCTGCCGGGAGGTCGTCGACGTCGATGCGGACGCGCAATGCCGGGCCTCCAGATCGATGGGGACCGGGGTTTCAGCACACGCGATGTCGACTACAATCACGCGATGCTTCCCGCAAACCTGGAGATGCCGCCCGTTGCGGCTCCTGATTCCGAGCACCGCCTGTTCCTCACGCTCTTCGTGAGCAACGCCGGCGGCTGGTAATCCCCATTGAGCAGGCCCCTCTCTCGCGGGCCCTTTCTTCGCTCGCTTTCCGTCTGTCGTGCCTGCGGCCGGGCTTCCGGTCGTGGCTCACTTTCGATTCTCAACGTGGAGGCATGTGTCATGTCGGCGACTTCCGCAGAAGCCGGTTCCGGTTTGCCCCGTCTTGTCTGGTGCCTGTTTGGCCCGATGGCGCTTCTTGTGACGACGGTGATGATCGCTGAGAAGGGGGGAGGATGGCTGGGATTCGGCAGCCTCGTTTACCTGCTCATTCTCGCGACGATGCTCCTGGCGCGGTGGGTTGATTACCGTACCGGACATTCCGAGACCGCGGCCGGTGAGCCCGCCACTCCGGAATTGATTCGCAGGTATTACACCACTGTTCCCGTCGTCGCGATGGTCGTGTGGATCGTCGCCAACGTCATCGGCCTGCGCTGAACAGCCACGCCGCCTTTCGACTTTACCAACCCATTTCCAGCGACAGCGCCGAGCCAGGGTGTTTCACGAGACCAGGCGGGCCGAACTTCAAAGAGCGAGATGAACCCTTCCCCGATCGAACTGCTGGCGACATTTCTCTTCGCACTGGCAGTCCTCCACACCTTCTCCGTCAAGCACTTCGCTCATTGGGCGCACAAATATCCGCGAGGCTCCGTCGCCGAGAACCTCCTGCATTTTCTCGCGGAGACGGAGGTCGTCTTCGGCTTATGGGCCGCCGCGCTCTTTGCAGGAATCGCCGCCATCGAAGGCTCGGTCGGTGCGGCGGTTCACTACATTGAAGGACTCAACTTCAATGAGCCGAAGTTTGTTCTCGCCGTGATGGTCGTCGCGGCGACGCGGCCGATTGTTGCCCTGGGCGAGCGCATTCTGAATGGAGTCGCCCGGCTGCTTCCGTTCGGCAGCAGCGTGGCCTTTTACGTGACGGCACTCGCTCTCGGACCGCTCCTGGGCTCGTTCATCACCGAACCGGCCGCGATGACGCTGCTGGCGATCGTGCTCAAGCGTCGCTACTTCGATCGCGACATCAGCCCGCAATTCGCCTACGCCACGCTGGGGCTGTTGTTCGTCAACGTTTCGGTCGGCGGAACACTGACCCATTTCGCGGCCCCGCCCGTACTGATGGTGGCCAAGACCTGGAACTGGGATACGCCGTTCATGCTCACGCATTTCGGCTGGCGGGCGGCGATCTGTTGCGTTCTGTCGACCGGAATCGTCGCGTTCGTCTTCCGACGTCAGCTGGCCGGGATTCAATATGTCGCCGGGGACCAGCGCTACGTCCCCGTGTGGCTCACGGTGCTGCACGTTGCCTTTTTGGCCGCCATCGTGTTCTTTGCCCACCACCCCGATGTCTGCTTCGGCGTGCTCATGTTGTTCCTCGGGCTCACGACGGCGACGCGCGAGTATCAGGACAATCTCAAGCTGCGCGAGGCGTTGCTGGTGGGATTCTTCCTGGCCGGCCTGGTGACGCTTGGCAGCCTCCAGGCGTACTGGCTCAAGCCTCTCATTGCGGGGCTCGATGGATCACTCCTGTTCTTCGGCGCTACGGCGCTGACAGCGATTACCGACAACGCGGCGTTGACCTATCTCGGATCGCTCGTCGAAGGGATCGGCCCCGACCTCCAATACGCGCTGGTGGCCGGAGCCGTGTCGGGCGGAGGATTGACGGTGATCGCGAACGCGCCCAACCCGGCGGGCGTGGGCATTCTGCAGAGCGCCAAAACGTTCGGCGGCCACGGCATCAGCCCGCTCGGCCTGTTCGCGGGCGCGGTGTTTCCGACGCTGGTGGCCGTGACGTGCTTCTGGCTGGTGTAGGCGTTCGTGTTGTTGAAACGCCGGCGAGGTGGCCGGAGATGGACGCAGCGAAGGGGAGCCCCGCTCCCATCCTCTTCGTTCCAGGGGATCGACAAGCAATCGGCGTTTCGCCGATAACGGCCCGAGCCCACGTCACACAGTGAGTGACGATCCTAGGCGTGCCAGACGCCCCACTGCGGTCACCCTTCAGACAAGAAAGCCTGTGGGTCGCCAGTGAACGTCAGTTTGCGGAGCAACATTTCAAACTCTGCTTCGTCACATCTCCAAATGCGGTTTGCAACGGTTCTGGGGTCCGTCAGGATGTCGTCGATATACAGCCTCGGCGGCTTACCCTGATGCTGAACGATCGCGTTTACATGGTCGAGACAGACGACGACAACCGCCAGTAGGTCATCGCGCATTCTCGCCTCGACCTGATCGGCGAAGCTGGTGAATACCGCGCCAAGTTCTCGCTCTCGCTCGACGGACCGCTTGCCGCGACTACCTGCCGTATGCCGTACGATTTCGATCGCGGCCTTCTGAACTCCGCTCAGCAGTGAGAAATGAACGGCTGATTGCAGGTTTTGTCTCGCTTGTTCGGTTAAACTCATCCTCGGCCTCGCTCTTGACTCGCATGAATGAAACCGCCGCTTGGACGGGGGGGCGACGCTCAATCGGGGCGGGCTAGAAACATCGGGAACGTCTGGCCGCAGTGTAAAACGGATAATACGGACCGGCAAAACTCACTCAGGGCCGCACGATGCCAAAGATTCTGCCGATCGCTCCGCACCTTTTGCACCTCGCGGGCGAGTACCGAGTTTGCAGTGAGCTTCAGAAGCGTGGCATCTTCGCCACGGTGACGTTTGGAACTCATAAGGGCGTTGACATCTTTGCCATTGATGAGAGCCTGTCAGTCGCACTGCGAATTGAGGTGAAGACGAGTCAGCGGCCGAAGTTCGTCACGGGCATCAGTCAGAAGAAGGAGCGAGGCAACACCGACTGGCCTGACTTTTGGGTTCTCGCCCGAATCTGCCAGACCGGGCCGAACGAATTTGACGAACGGTTCTTTGTCCTGTCGCACGCTGAAATCGCGGACGCTCAATCGAAGCGAAATGCGGACTACTCTGACCGAGTCTTCGCGAAGAAGGGGACGCGTCCCGACCCACGCGACGGTGTGGACAACGTGAAACTGGACGATGTCCTACCGCATGAAAACTGCTGGAACAAGATCGCGGACGAAATGGCAAAGCGGGCGAAGTGCTAGAACAAAGGAAGCAGCGCCGAAACGCCGCTACTTCTCGTCCCGTTGTTATCGCGGAAACAAGAATGAGCGAACCTGACTGGCGGCAATTCGAAATTGCGGTTGCTGACTTCGTTAAGGCGCTCGGGACGGGAGCGAACGTCACTCATGATGTGAAGCTCCCGGATACTCACACGGGACACATGCGACAGCGGGATGTGTGGATTGAAACCAGTCTCGGCGGCTTGTTCATCGTCAAGTTGCTCGTTAGCTGCAAACACTACGGGCGTGTCTTGAATGAACTGGACATCGACCATTTCAATGGTGAGTTTCTTTCGTCCGGCGCGCACAAGGGCGTGCTCTATTCTCTGGCCGGGTTCAATCCGTTCGCGATCGAAAAGGCGAAAAAGTTGGGGTTCTGCTGCTGCCGACTTTATGAGGACACGCCTGCCGATCTCCCGGAATCGCTCGTCTTTCACTCCTATTGTTTGCCTTCCCGTATGCGCCTATCCGCAGTCGCGCTGTCGGGCGACTGGAACGAGAACGTGACATGGAATGACATCTTCACCGTCAAACTCGGTGACGGTGACAAGACAATCTTGGATTCACTCACGGACGCCTTTGCCAAACATGAGCAAAAAGCGTTAGACGCGATTGCTTGGGCTCGCGGCTTCCCTACACCGTGGGCAGTCCGCATAACATTCGCGTCGGCCGCCGATCCGACCCAATCGTTGATACTCGAATTGGGCGAATCTTGGCGAATCTTCCGAGGCAATGTCGAAGCTCATTTGCTTAACGGCTCGTACAACGTGACTAGCGACCAATTCATCGGTTCACAGGTCAGCCCGTCGGTCGACATGAAAGGGCCTGACCCCGGCCCCGGCTGGACGTTGCTCGACAAGTCGCCGGAATGGGAAGCCACAGATTCAATCTTGATATGCATTCCGAGAGCCGACCCGAAACGCAACCTACAGGACTCGTACGGCTGTCGCCGGGTTCTGGCCCGGGAAGGTTAGGCGGACAGGTGGCACACCCACGTCTCACCAATCTGGGTGGCACGTCCTGACTGACTTCAGGAAGAAAGGGCGTGGCGAGCATTGTCGAAGCCTCCCCACGCTTACGGACGCCGCTCAGATCCTACTTGCCAACTCAACAGACCACTGACAGTGCTGAAGGCGTCCTGGCACGGGACCACGCCCTTGGCAGGGCGTGCCACACGGCCGATGCTGCCAGCTGCGATCCAGGCAGACGCTGGCAGCGTCTGCTACGGGCCGCGCGCGCGTTGCGGGAGGGGCCGGGACGGGAGGGGGAGCGCAATGAAAAAAGCCCACGGGTTGCAACCCGTGGGCTTTGGTTTGCTCGGAGCAGCCTGAAGGCTGTCTGCAGGCTCAGGCTGCTTCGGCCTGGTCCTGGGCGTGGTGGGCGTTGAGCTTATTGTACAGCGTCTTGAGGGCGATCCCGAGTTCGTCGGAGGTACGGGGTTTGTCCCCTTCGTACTTCTCCAGCGTCTGCAGGATCACTTCCATTTCGATTTCACGCAGCGTGAGCGGCCGCGGGAAGTTGTTGACGTCGAATGGCCGGTCGTCCACGGGACGGCGCGAGCCGACGCTCAGCGGCAGGTCTTCCGGGCGGATGCTCTTTCCGTCGGACAGGATGGCGGCGTGCTCGAGGGCGTTGGAGAGTTCCCGGACGTTGCCGGACCAGTCGTGCTGGCGAAGCAGGGTGATTGCTTCGGGCGAAAGCAGGTTCTCCGGGACGTCGCGTTTCTTCAGGTGCCGGGCGAGCAGCGAGTGGGCCAGCATCGGCAGGTCGTCCTTCCGCTCGCGGAGCGGAGGGAGGCGGATCTCGAACGTGTTCACGCGGAAGAAGAGGTCTTCCCGGAACGAGCCTTCGGCCACCATGTCCTGCAGGCTGCGGTTGGTCGCGCACACCACGCGGACGTCGACCGTGAAGGCGTCGTTTTCGCCGACGCGACGGACTTCGCCCGATTCGAGGAAGCGGAGCAGCTTGACCTGCATCGCCTTGTCGAGTTCGCCGAGTTCGTCGAGGAACAGCGTGCCGCCGTTGGCCACTTCGATCAGGCCCTTCCTGGGGGTGTCGGCCCCGGTGAAGGCTCCTTTCTTATGTCCGAACAGCTCACTTTCGACGAGATTCTCCGGCAACGCTCCGCAGTTCACCGCCACGAACGGCATCTGGGAACGGGTGCTGAGTTCGTGAATCCGCCGGGCGACGAGTTCCTTGCCCGTGCCGGTTTCCCCGAGAATCAGGACGCTCGAATCGGTGGGGGCGATCTTCTCGACCAGTTTCTTCACCCGCTGCATCGACGGGGTTTCGCCAATGAGGTCGGTGCCGCCGCGAACCGATTTGAGCTGGGCTTCGAGCGCAATGGCCTTGTTGGCCAGCAGTTTCTTTTCGGCGACCCGGCTGAGAACGTTGGCGATTTCGACCAGCGTGCAGGGCTTGCGGAGGAAGTCGTAGGCGCCCATCCGCACGGCCTGGATGGCGTCATCGATGTCGCCGTGGCCGGTGTGAATGATGACGTCCGTTTCCGGGCACGTCTTTTTCAGATGCTGAACGACGTCCCAGCCGCCGATGCCGGGCATGCGGAGGTCGACGATGGCGGCGTCGAAGGGATGGTCTTCGAGCGCCCGCAGGGCGGCTCGCCCATCTTCGCAGATGGTCACATCGTGCCCCAGACGGGGCAGTTCGTTCTTCATGACGAGCCGGATGGGGGCTTCGTCATCCACGAACAGAATACGCAATCGATGCGCAGCGACTCCGGGCACGCCGTCACTCCTTGACGACTCGTCGACATCCTGTCGGAAGTTGCGAACCGGGAGTTCGCAACTCGTCGAGCACGAGCATGTCAGTAAAAACTTGGGAGACCGGGTGATAACACAAGGCCGCAAGTGCGGCAACGGGACTCTTGAGCCGTTTTCGTAAGTCCTTGCCGCAGGAGGGCAAGACGTTTCATGGTCACCGCTTTTACGCGGTCGGCCTGGGGACGGGAGGGGTTTCCGCCGTGAGGCATCTGACGAATGACGCTTCTCGCACCGACGGCTTTCCGGCGCCGCGTGCGACCACGATGTTGATTTTCGAACTGTTCGCCCACTCGCTCGACGACGGAATGCCTGTACAGAACCGTCTGGAAACGGGGACGAACCCGGGAACGAACCGGCGGCGAGACTTGCACACCGATCGCATCGAACGCGCGGTGCCGGTACCGTCGTTCGAACGCCAGGTGAAGCACACGCCGCCGGTTCAGACCGGAGAAACCTTCAAGCTCGTTGAGTCGGATGGGAGCCAGGTCCTGGACCTGGATTCGGCCGGTCTCCAGTTTCCTGCGGTCGGCATTCCGGATTCGCACCTCGAGATCAGGAATCTCGGTTGTCGACACCGCTCTCTTCGCCGTTGATCGATTCATCAGCGTGGCCGGTGGCGGAGGAGAAAGGGGCGTTGTCGGAGTGTCTGAAAACATGAAATTCAGATAAAGTCTTGGTCACTTATAGCGCGACGAAACATCTCCTCCTAGAGGGGATGAAGTTACAAATCGGAAAGGTGTGAACGAGGGTTACGAATCGGTAAGTAATGGGAATATTGAGTTTACGGGGAACGCGATCGGTTCCATTTTCCTGAGGAGCGGGAATGGGCGTCGTTGGAAGGACGGCGGCCGGCGATTCTCAAGCGGCTTGCTTGAGGCTCGCCAGAACTGCTTCCACTCCACGCCGATCTGGCTGTCAGCTCATAAGATGAATCCCGGATGGCCGCGAGCAGTCGCGCGGCCCGGGGAGGCTGACTGTTCACGTCGCCTCCGTGGTCGCCTTCCGACAAGCCGGACAAGTCAGGTTCAAGTGATGAAGGGACCGCTCGTGGAAGTGCTTGTGATCGAAGACGACCTGGTTCTGGGCAGATCGCTCCAGAAGGGGTTGCAGGAGTCCGAGCACAATTGCGTCTGGACGCGGAGCGGTCTTGAAGGGCTCACCCAGGCCGGGGCCTGCCGGTTTGATGTCATCGTGCTCGACCTCAACCTGCCCGACCTGTCCGGGCTGGAGGTCCTTCGTTCACTTCGCAAGCAGGGAGTCAACACGC contains:
- a CDS encoding trypsin-like peptidase domain-containing protein; amino-acid sequence: MTPFVKLVRRTCESTVNIHTVKRQKSIDVAFSLQKGASKINGMGTGVLIDERGYILTNNHVIQDVESIEVTRINGEKYIGTVFQTDAKNDLAIIRIHARGPLPVMPIGTSSDLMLGEDVIAIGNAYGYEHSVTRGIVSALGRNVEAGDDQAYENLIQTDAAINPGNSGGPLINSEGEVIGINVAIRAGATKIGFAIPIDAARTIAARMMSAEKTANLYHGAILKDHKDGATRRVLVQSTRPGSPAAAAGLQSGDVVLRIGSMNITDGVDFERAFLDHKASETLPVVVNRGGKEESLNMQLVAVTPDYGTTRHTMTASLAPQPAATQVNNAVRSDRTWEAVGLRLSALIKGDSRLEGLPYTGGMMVTDVRKESPASQSGIRKGDILVGLSSYETVKENDVNYVLTHADTRGGAPVKFYIVRERDTLYGFFSPAKTDRTASAK
- a CDS encoding tetratricopeptide repeat protein; the encoded protein is MPLTRLEKLQDMLQDSPEDVFLNYALAMEFVSSDRKDDALSAFSRVLTLDPQNSAAWFQKAQVLAGMGKFDAARDSGAQGVAAARASGDQHAAEEIGAFVESLPL
- the hflX gene encoding GTPase HflX encodes the protein MPEPKREELKVHARRAVLVSVVDRREKGVHADDLDEMRGLAETAGAEIVGTLLQYKEKPDPATYLGKGKLSELAQLVAASDADLVVFDNVLSPSQGKNVEEITGKQVVDRSEVILDIFATHARTYESKLQVELAQLLYMRPRLTRMWTHLERIEGGIGSGKGPGEKQLETDRRLVDTRISELKRKLKDVEKRRERLVASRRDHMTVSLVGYTNAGKSTLMRALTGADVYIADKLFATLDTRTRKWTLPNWGDVLLSDTVGFIKNLPHHLVASFRSTLEEARHADLLLHVVDASHPDAEQQIKTVNEVLEDLGIEAHEPILVLNKVDALEDRSLLDVLRGRHPNTVSVSAVDGTGLEKLTQMVAERLGDGYLNVKVETSVGNGKLFAFLSEHAEVQGERDYHDDRVTLTVRIPRRFANVLTDDPQNVIRNLDGTPLKLKQDDIEDDEDYSVPLSASGRGRENA
- a CDS encoding putative Na+/H+ antiporter gives rise to the protein MNPSPIELLATFLFALAVLHTFSVKHFAHWAHKYPRGSVAENLLHFLAETEVVFGLWAAALFAGIAAIEGSVGAAVHYIEGLNFNEPKFVLAVMVVAATRPIVALGERILNGVARLLPFGSSVAFYVTALALGPLLGSFITEPAAMTLLAIVLKRRYFDRDISPQFAYATLGLLFVNVSVGGTLTHFAAPPVLMVAKTWNWDTPFMLTHFGWRAAICCVLSTGIVAFVFRRQLAGIQYVAGDQRYVPVWLTVLHVAFLAAIVFFAHHPDVCFGVLMLFLGLTTATREYQDNLKLREALLVGFFLAGLVTLGSLQAYWLKPLIAGLDGSLLFFGATALTAITDNAALTYLGSLVEGIGPDLQYALVAGAVSGGGLTVIANAPNPAGVGILQSAKTFGGHGISPLGLFAGAVFPTLVAVTCFWLV
- a CDS encoding restriction endonuclease — its product is MSEPDWRQFEIAVADFVKALGTGANVTHDVKLPDTHTGHMRQRDVWIETSLGGLFIVKLLVSCKHYGRVLNELDIDHFNGEFLSSGAHKGVLYSLAGFNPFAIEKAKKLGFCCCRLYEDTPADLPESLVFHSYCLPSRMRLSAVALSGDWNENVTWNDIFTVKLGDGDKTILDSLTDAFAKHEQKALDAIAWARGFPTPWAVRITFASAADPTQSLILELGESWRIFRGNVEAHLLNGSYNVTSDQFIGSQVSPSVDMKGPDPGPGWTLLDKSPEWEATDSILICIPRADPKRNLQDSYGCRRVLAREG
- a CDS encoding sigma-54-dependent transcriptional regulator — encoded protein: MPGVAAHRLRILFVDDEAPIRLVMKNELPRLGHDVTICEDGRAALRALEDHPFDAAIVDLRMPGIGGWDVVQHLKKTCPETDVIIHTGHGDIDDAIQAVRMGAYDFLRKPCTLVEIANVLSRVAEKKLLANKAIALEAQLKSVRGGTDLIGETPSMQRVKKLVEKIAPTDSSVLILGETGTGKELVARRIHELSTRSQMPFVAVNCGALPENLVESELFGHKKGAFTGADTPRKGLIEVANGGTLFLDELGELDKAMQVKLLRFLESGEVRRVGENDAFTVDVRVVCATNRSLQDMVAEGSFREDLFFRVNTFEIRLPPLRERKDDLPMLAHSLLARHLKKRDVPENLLSPEAITLLRQHDWSGNVRELSNALEHAAILSDGKSIRPEDLPLSVGSRRPVDDRPFDVNNFPRPLTLREIEMEVILQTLEKYEGDKPRTSDELGIALKTLYNKLNAHHAQDQAEAA